In Salvelinus alpinus chromosome 36, SLU_Salpinus.1, whole genome shotgun sequence, the genomic stretch acagatacccccaaaaattacttaagtaaaaatactttcaagtactacttaagtactttacaccactgattttGTGAAAATATAAAGGGCATACTCACAATAAATATTGATAAAGATTTTATTTAATTGACTCTCTCTACTAGATAACattatataattaagcaataaggcatgggggatgtggtatatggccaatataccacggctaagggctgttcttaggacTACGCATCATGGattgcctggacacagcccttagccgtggtatattggccatataccacaaacccccgaggtaccttattgctattataaactgattaccaacgtaattagagcagtaaaaatgaaGGTTTTGTCATACATGTGGTATAGGGTCTTATATACCactgctgtcagccaatcagtattcagggcttgacccacccagtttataatgtgtaATTATTCATGTTTTCTCATAGAAAAACATAGTAGAAGCTCAAAACTATGGATGTTTTTATTCTTTATATGTTAAATTCACACTACAATCACCCCAGATTTTTTAAACACATGTATTGATAAAATCCTCCAAAATTACCCCGAGGACATAGTGCCCGTTAGCTGCAGAATCACCCTGTTACATCATATTGGGATAAGTGGTACAATTTTCAACCACTGAGAAATCTGCTATTCCTCATCTGCTGTGATGATGAATGGATGTGAGACTTTATGTCCATTTATAAGACAAGCGTGTGTAATAGTGTTAGCAGTATAAAACCTTCATGTTTTTTGGCATACTCGCCATGCGTCTATAATTCACTTTCTACAACTCCACCTTTAAACACAGTGATAAACCAGTAGGCTAGGGAGGGGCAAAGACTGGTGGGGACGTTGCTTGGCGACAAGAGCTCCCATGCTTGTCAACAGCTATCTGTTACACTAGCTGGTTAGCATATATTTCTTGATTAGAAAAACATGTATCTTGTCTGATTATCTGAGCGCTGTTACTGTGCTTTCGTGACGACTAACTCCATTGGCCATGGTAAGTGTTTGCTTTACTGAATGCAGCTACGCTAACGTAACGTTCGCTAACATTaacgtactgttagctagctagctattgaaCCTTTGTTTAGTAGTCTATGCAATTTAGCATTAACGTTAGGTTAGCTACCACACGAAGAAGTCTGTAAACATTTCCGTGCTGGATGATTAttctatattttttgttgttgcagaaatCTAACGTTACCTAGCacgccagcctggtctcatagattaGACCGTAACATACGTAACAGTACACTTAAATCCGCGATACTGAAATTAGTatattatgtttggtatggttacttaGGTTGTATGGTTACATAGTGTATgtttagcaaattcgtaacatatcatacgaaatgggtgatgtaTTAATTTGAGGTTGTCCATTTCATACGTAACATATATATTTAAATGGAGTGTCTTTGATTTACATagagaataatacaaaatgctttgagaccaggTTGCAGCCCAGCCACAGGTTTGAGACAAGTAACTAGTTGGATGGGCCCTTAGTAATTATGGCTGGCTCTGTTGTGGACAGCATCGGCTGTGGAGTTCTATATAATTTTCATATTCATTCTCTCAGATTCTGTCCAGATTAAAGCCAGCAGCTGTTGGTGGGGAGATCCCAGTAAATAAGAAGATAAAAGAAAAAAAGTCACCGCTTGTGGAGGACTTCCTAATTCAAAGAGACTATCTGGGGGCCATTACGTTGTTGGAGGTAAATGCCATTCTGGCTGCATGCCTTCTGAAGTGTGACATAtaggtttatagagctgttatatcTTTGAACAATGCAGTGCTTACATTACTGTCTGCGAAATATGATGCTCATCCTATCAATATGGTTCAATTTGCTCAGTTTCAGCGCAATGTTGGCGAGCGAGGGGAGGATGCAGACCTGTGGTTGGCCTACTGTGCTTTCCACCTTGGTGACTACAAGAGAGCCATGGAGGTTTGAAAACCTTTATTGAATTCAGTAACATTGGTTTGGATGTGTGAAAGTATTTTCCTGTTTTTGATTTGTGAGACATGAACTAATACCTATGTGTCTATTCCTTCCTCAGGAATACAAGGCCCTGACAGACAAACCAGACTGCCGCCCGGATGTGTGGGTCTACCTGGCCTGTACTCTCTTCTTCCTGGGGCTTTACAAAGAAGCAGAGGAGGCTTCACGCAAGGGTACCTCATCCACCTTGTTCCCTATTCTCACATTTTGTTGCTTTATTAGAAAAGGTGATATGGAAAATTAAAGACCTTTTCTCCCTGACCTTATGTGCTTTCTCTACCTCTTTCAGCCCCTAAATGCCAGCTGCAGAATCGACTACTGTTCCATTTGGCTCACAAGGTCAGCTTTCACCCTTATCTCTCACTCATTCATTCAGTGCTATGGTACCAAACAACTTAAATAACATAATTAATTATATTATACCTTTATTTCTGGTctatttctttttttctctcccagtTCAATGATGAGAAGCAGCTGATGGGTTTCCACCAGGAGTTGGAGGATGTGACAGAGGATCAGCTCAGCCTGGCCTCCATCCACTACATGCGCTCCCACTACCAGGAGGCCATCGACATCTACAAACGCATCCTGCTGCAGAACAGGTGACAGGCAACAGAATGCAccacagagtgacagagacaccGGGCAACACTCCAAATGTAATCCTGACACATATGGGAGTAGCGGCACAGACTATGAGAGGGGGAGttagagagggagtggagggagggagagtgatagTTTCCCTGtgttgagacagagagaagataaCGGAGACTGGAGAGGAGGATAGTGACTGCTTATGCAGGTGAGAGGGTGGGAAAGAGCGATTCATTGTACCTACTGTGAGTCGGTGGAGCTCATGCGCTGTTCATActgtgtctgctgcagagactTCCTGGCCCTGAATGTGTATGTGGCTCTGTGCTACTACAAGCTGGACTACTACGATGTGTCCCAGGAGGTGCTGGCTGTTTACCTGCAGAGCGTCCCAGACTCCACCATTGCTCTCAACCTCAAGGCCTGCAACCACTTCAGGCTCTACAACGGAAAAGCAGCAGAGGTAACGCAACTTGACAAGAGAGTCCTGAGCAAATAATTCTCAAAATGAAACCTTGTTTGTCTGAATGTTGCTTTGTTAATGTTTGTAAGGCTTCAGTCAGTGACTCCGCAATGTACAACATTGTAGTATTAAACAACAAAAATCACATTTTCCTTCTCTCAGACTGAGCTGAAAAACCTGATAGATATCTCCTCCAGCTCCTTTGAGTTTGCCAAGGAGTTAATCCGACACAACCTGGTGAGAGTCATGATTTATCAGCCTAGGGAACATAGCAGTTTTGCACCTCACGTGTGTAGCAGCATGCAAGCAAATGACCCTTTTTGATTCTTTCTCTGGTGTTCAGGTGGTGTTTCGTAGCGGGGAGGGGGCCTTGCAAGTGCTGCCTGCACTGATTGATGTCATTACTGAGGCTCGTCTCAATCTGGTCATCTACTACCTCAGACAAGGTGGGCTGCCACCTTTATTACTGACTAGCCAATGTAACGATAACTGATTGATAACTAAGTGTGTTTTTTT encodes the following:
- the LOC139565121 gene encoding intraflagellar transport protein 56-like isoform X1, whose translation is MILSRLKPAAVGGEIPVNKKIKEKKSPLVEDFLIQRDYLGAITLLEFQRNVGERGEDADLWLAYCAFHLGDYKRAMEEYKALTDKPDCRPDVWVYLACTLFFLGLYKEAEEASRKAPKCQLQNRLLFHLAHKFNDEKQLMGFHQELEDVTEDQLSLASIHYMRSHYQEAIDIYKRILLQNREKITETGEEDSDCLCRDFLALNVYVALCYYKLDYYDVSQEVLAVYLQSVPDSTIALNLKACNHFRLYNGKAAETELKNLIDISSSSFEFAKELIRHNLVVFRSGEGALQVLPALIDVITEARLNLVIYYLRQDDVQESYQLIKDLEPTTPQVQGSVSLNVHQRTEYILKGVVNAALGQEMGSRDHLKIAQQFFQLVGGSASECDTIPGRQCMASCFFLLRQFEDVLIYLNSVKSYFYNDDAFNFNYAQAKAAVGNYREAEEIFLLIQNDKNKSDYVYLSWLARCYIMNQKARLAWELYMKMETSAESFSLLQLIANDCYKMGQFYYSAKAFDVLERLDPNPEYWEGKRGACVGIFQLILASREPREALREVLPLLRNTGNPQVEYIIRILKKWAKDNRVSL
- the LOC139565121 gene encoding intraflagellar transport protein 56-like isoform X2, yielding MILSRLKPAAVGGEIPVNKKIKEKKSPLVEDFLIQRDYLGAITLLEFQRNVGERGEDADLWLAYCAFHLGDYKRAMEEYKALTDKPDCRPDVWVYLACTLFFLGLYKEAEEASRKAPKCQLQNRLLFHLAHKFNDEKQLMGFHQELEDVTEDQLSLASIHYMRSHYQEAIDIYKRILLQNREKITETGEEDSDCLCRDFLALNVYVALCYYKLDYYDVSQEVLAVYLQSVPDSTIALNLKACNHFRLYNGKAAETELKNLIDISSSSFEFAKELIRHNLVVFRSGEGALQVLPALIDVITEARLNLVIYYLRQDDVQESYQLIKDLEPTTPQEYILKGVVNAALGQEMGSRDHLKIAQQFFQLVGGSASECDTIPGRQCMASCFFLLRQFEDVLIYLNSVKSYFYNDDAFNFNYAQAKAAVGNYREAEEIFLLIQNDKNKSDYVYLSWLARCYIMNQKARLAWELYMKMETSAESFSLLQLIANDCYKMGQFYYSAKAFDVLERLDPNPEYWEGKRGACVGIFQLILASREPREALREVLPLLRNTGNPQVEYIIRILKKWAKDNRVSL
- the LOC139565121 gene encoding intraflagellar transport protein 56-like isoform X3; this translates as MILSRLKPAAVGGEIPVNKKIKEKKSPLVEDFLIQRDYLGAITLLEFQRNVGERGEDADLWLAYCAFHLGDYKRAMEEYKALTDKPDCRPDVWVYLACTLFFLGLYKEAEEASRKAPKCQLQNRLLFHLAHKFNDEKQLMGFHQELEDVTEDQLSLASIHYMRSHYQEAIDIYKRILLQNRDFLALNVYVALCYYKLDYYDVSQEVLAVYLQSVPDSTIALNLKACNHFRLYNGKAAETELKNLIDISSSSFEFAKELIRHNLVVFRSGEGALQVLPALIDVITEARLNLVIYYLRQDDVQESYQLIKDLEPTTPQVQGSVSLNVHQRTEYILKGVVNAALGQEMGSRDHLKIAQQFFQLVGGSASECDTIPGRQCMASCFFLLRQFEDVLIYLNSVKSYFYNDDAFNFNYAQAKAAVGNYREAEEIFLLIQNDKNKSDYVYLSWLARCYIMNQKARLAWELYMKMETSAESFSLLQLIANDCYKMGQFYYSAKAFDVLERLDPNPEYWEGKRGACVGIFQLILASREPREALREVLPLLRNTGNPQVEYIIRILKKWAKDNRVSL
- the LOC139565121 gene encoding intraflagellar transport protein 56-like isoform X4 encodes the protein MILSRLKPAAVGGEIPVNKKIKEKKSPLVEDFLIQRDYLGAITLLEFQRNVGERGEDADLWLAYCAFHLGDYKRAMEEYKALTDKPDCRPDVWVYLACTLFFLGLYKEAEEASRKAPKCQLQNRLLFHLAHKFNDEKQLMGFHQELEDVTEDQLSLASIHYMRSHYQEAIDIYKRILLQNRDFLALNVYVALCYYKLDYYDVSQEVLAVYLQSVPDSTIALNLKACNHFRLYNGKAAETELKNLIDISSSSFEFAKELIRHNLVVFRSGEGALQVLPALIDVITEARLNLVIYYLRQDDVQESYQLIKDLEPTTPQEYILKGVVNAALGQEMGSRDHLKIAQQFFQLVGGSASECDTIPGRQCMASCFFLLRQFEDVLIYLNSVKSYFYNDDAFNFNYAQAKAAVGNYREAEEIFLLIQNDKNKSDYVYLSWLARCYIMNQKARLAWELYMKMETSAESFSLLQLIANDCYKMGQFYYSAKAFDVLERLDPNPEYWEGKRGACVGIFQLILASREPREALREVLPLLRNTGNPQVEYIIRILKKWAKDNRVSL